One Paucidesulfovibrio longus DSM 6739 genomic window carries:
- a CDS encoding DUF368 domain-containing protein produces MKLKDAWYATPGPENARQAAMLAAKGFCMGVADIIPGVSGGTIAFITNIYDQLMDAIRSFGAEALGRLIRLDASGFVARVHLRFLLPLLAGLLLALAGMARIMHTLLTDYPVQVWALFFGLIAASILVVGRRVGRLTWRTALAGILGAAGSYLLVGMIPVSTPETPLFLFFCGALAICAMILPGISGAYILLLLGKYEYMTGALKAPFSDGNPLIILVFACGALLGLMSFSRILHWFLTRHHAIAVSLLTGFMAGAMRKVWPWKEVLESRLVGAREIVIREQNVLPGTLDGGFWFAVALILVGFLLVLVLERLSGSEAS; encoded by the coding sequence ATGAAGCTCAAAGACGCCTGGTACGCGACCCCCGGACCTGAAAACGCTCGCCAAGCCGCCATGTTGGCCGCCAAAGGGTTCTGCATGGGCGTCGCCGACATCATTCCCGGCGTCTCCGGCGGAACCATCGCCTTCATTACCAATATCTACGACCAGCTCATGGACGCGATTCGCTCGTTCGGGGCCGAGGCTCTGGGCCGTCTGATCCGGCTGGACGCGTCCGGGTTCGTCGCCCGCGTGCATCTGCGCTTCCTTTTGCCTCTGCTGGCCGGGTTGCTTCTGGCTCTGGCGGGCATGGCCAGGATCATGCACACGTTGCTGACCGATTATCCCGTGCAGGTCTGGGCGCTTTTCTTCGGGCTCATCGCCGCGTCGATCCTGGTTGTGGGCCGCCGCGTCGGCCGCCTCACCTGGCGGACCGCTCTTGCCGGCATTTTGGGAGCCGCGGGAAGCTATCTGCTGGTGGGCATGATCCCGGTCTCGACCCCGGAAACGCCGCTTTTCCTGTTTTTCTGCGGCGCGCTGGCCATCTGCGCCATGATTTTGCCCGGCATCAGCGGAGCCTACATCCTGCTGCTGCTCGGAAAGTACGAATACATGACCGGCGCGCTCAAGGCTCCGTTCAGCGACGGCAACCCGCTGATCATCCTGGTTTTCGCCTGCGGCGCGCTCCTGGGGTTGATGAGCTTCTCCCGCATTCTGCACTGGTTCCTGACGCGCCACCACGCGATCGCCGTGAGCCTGCTCACGGGCTTCATGGCCGGGGCCATGCGCAAGGTCTGGCCCTGGAAGGAAGTATTGGAGTCGCGTCTCGTGGGCGCTCGCGAAATCGTCATCCGGGAGCAGAACGTGCTGCCCGGCACGCTGGATGGCGGCTTCTGGTTTGCCGTGGCGCTGATCCTCGTGGGCTTCCTCCTCGTTCTCGTTCTCGAGCGGCTTTCCGGAAGCGAAGCCTCATGA
- a CDS encoding PilZ domain-containing protein, with protein sequence MQEPWIQEWFFREIQRAFRDGVSPDVLFSILSKYIAISFLIVASFAVWRNWTLIRFHFRRLANSRFHADVRGKIAEFLQERRVVIGVYLAGPRSRQYLGTALLKQYGDSDLVLRMTSDVPSSLRRVLQGRMIICFVKPFRVAGRRVNSFSTYVRSAESAEGLVRTIRAFVPDDFTAIPRRRHVRLRIRRTGGVRIKVWSEEKKSRILVTSPDFETLAEGDQNAAWKASAEPLDISPGGMKIQLRPQRGSPTLRVSDEVILELQILEPSRKVFHSFLLLAVVRNIMRPGGGFIAAGVQFRALGERVASRSVTWHPVGYEVEPLQDLLDTMRGRKKATAKEGEPKG encoded by the coding sequence ATGCAGGAGCCCTGGATTCAGGAATGGTTTTTCAGGGAAATTCAACGCGCCTTTCGTGACGGCGTCTCTCCTGACGTCCTGTTCAGCATCCTCTCGAAATATATCGCCATCTCTTTTCTTATAGTGGCCTCGTTCGCTGTCTGGCGCAACTGGACGCTGATCCGTTTCCATTTCCGCCGCTTGGCCAACTCGCGCTTCCATGCCGATGTTCGCGGAAAGATAGCGGAATTTCTCCAGGAACGCCGGGTCGTCATCGGCGTCTACCTCGCAGGCCCGCGCTCGCGGCAATATCTCGGAACGGCCCTGCTCAAGCAATACGGCGATTCGGACCTTGTCTTGCGCATGACCAGCGACGTGCCGTCATCCCTGAGACGTGTCCTTCAGGGGCGCATGATCATCTGCTTCGTCAAGCCGTTTCGGGTCGCAGGCAGGCGGGTCAACTCCTTTTCCACCTACGTTCGTTCCGCCGAAAGCGCCGAGGGATTGGTCCGCACCATACGAGCCTTCGTCCCCGACGATTTCACCGCCATTCCCAGGCGCAGGCACGTACGGCTGCGCATTCGCCGGACAGGGGGAGTGCGGATCAAGGTCTGGTCCGAGGAGAAGAAGTCCAGGATCCTCGTGACCTCGCCTGATTTCGAGACGCTGGCCGAAGGTGATCAAAACGCGGCCTGGAAGGCTTCCGCGGAACCGCTGGACATTTCTCCGGGAGGCATGAAGATCCAGCTGCGGCCGCAACGAGGAAGCCCGACCCTGCGCGTTTCCGACGAAGTCATCCTGGAGCTGCAAATTCTTGAGCCGTCGCGCAAGGTCTTCCACAGCTTTTTGCTGCTGGCCGTCGTGCGCAACATCATGCGTCCCGGCGGCGGGTTCATTGCCGCAGGCGTGCAGTTCCGTGCGCTGGGCGAGCGGGTGGCCAGCCGGTCCGTGACTTGGCACCCCGTGGGCTACGAGGTCGAACCGCTCCAGGATTTGTTGGACACCATGCGTGGCCGCAAGAAGGCCACGGCAAAGGAAGGGGAGCCGAAAGGCTGA
- a CDS encoding Fur family transcriptional regulator, whose product MKPPEKAFSEYLASRNLKMTPQRRLILETFIQADGHLSSEELYTQVKSKDPSVGQATVYRTLKLFADSGIAEAVDFGDGLLRYELRYGQDHHDHLICDECGRNIEIVDPDIERLQEELARRYDFVLRRHKMYLFGLCKECRGKNQ is encoded by the coding sequence ATGAAGCCGCCAGAAAAAGCATTCAGCGAATACCTCGCTTCCAGGAATCTGAAGATGACGCCCCAGCGCCGTCTGATCCTGGAGACTTTCATCCAGGCCGACGGCCACCTCTCGTCCGAAGAGCTCTACACCCAGGTCAAGAGCAAGGATCCCTCCGTCGGCCAGGCCACGGTCTACAGGACGCTCAAGCTCTTCGCCGATTCGGGCATCGCCGAGGCCGTGGACTTCGGAGACGGGCTCCTGCGCTATGAACTGCGCTACGGGCAGGACCACCACGACCATTTGATCTGCGACGAGTGCGGACGAAACATAGAAATCGTGGACCCGGACATCGAACGGCTCCAGGAAGAGCTGGCCCGGAGGTACGATTTCGTGCTTCGCCGCCACAAGATGTATCTTTTCGGCCTCTGCAAGGAGTGCCGAGGCAAGAATCAATAG
- a CDS encoding CheR family methyltransferase: protein MGSALPVPFPVVALGASAGGIETLRELLRHITEIPEAALVVITHLPSDKKSRMAEILAGFTSIPVREAEDVTPLASGVLYTIPAGREVIVEGGVLKLVPPGNNLSYRIIDRFLDSLASDQGANAACVILSGSGSDGTNGAMRLAKAGGLVLVQDPAEAMHSGMPRSAMESGAADAILSLEELGSKITLLSASRNKEKPPEGKLIEKILGLLQSQTGQDLSGYRPSTIARRISKRRFLTGHDQLEGYAKELEGNSEELLLLFKSLFIGVTSFFRDPDAFDVLREQALPRLFADRGEDEPVRVWIAGCSTGEEAYSVAMLMDEYLERTGQRCGMKIFATDIDQEAIEFARKGSYPLRKLQGVSEAHAKRYFKRTSKTASVHPRLRERIVFVHHNLLQDPPFLHMDLVLCRNLLIYLNPALQQKALALLVSALNPGGFLFLGSAETLDLGSLQLEAIDKKWRLFRSRSGAERSSLRKAMALRRAMSFPSIPEVPTLQQPKKPSSVAAEALLRHFSPSAVLVSPELLVLHLSGDTQPYLSLNAGEPSLHLLKLVRKELRLHLRSAFKSVEKSGKPNVVHAVRLSGEPSRLTDIFVDPVFSEDGTLTAYLVIFKDSASVSGDVAESEPECFSESGIVMRYEDELQLAHGQLQKAIEEYEYLNEELRASNEELISMNEELQSSNEEMDASREELQSLNEELTGKVEELAQAHGLVENLLRSTNVPTVFLDRDYRVMRSTPQAVEIFHMAVSDQGRPLAEVKVRVPDDHLQADAERVLLENVEVERELLDEEGRSFIKRVFPYRGVRGSVEGVVLTYTDVTKLKAAEAVLRRSNEELESLVAERTEQLELARKDSESRAMELEAIMEQTPAAVWITRDSEARSITANQAGYRILRMEPGSNVSKTAPESSYRAMRGEVELALDDLPLQRSSRGELVVGEELDLHFGDGEVRTILGNSAPLQDAKGEITGAVGVFLDITDLKCAQEQAARWQQVFERADFGLAISHVEDNVLVSVNPSFARQRGYTPEELEGRPVYDVYPDTVLEGLRETIEELDKSGHGVFESVHKRKDGGTFPVLVEITVLRNDAGRPMMRVAYCLDISDRREAERAMRESEFKFRTVADYTFDWEYWRTPDGKMAWVSPSCERVTGYSVEDFSQDPDLIQRIIHPDDLEAYRRHLAEPASGMRPAASLDFRIRRRDGQEVWISHHCVGLSDSDGNFMGRRVSNRDITGRKRAELEVRNWAKFPEENPSPVMRIGADLRIIHANPASRDFMNAYSTGVGQAFPESLAGNVAKASELGHPLHVEVPLEEKVLDLVFAPVRGQDYVNIYGEDITERKRAELDILAARDAAQAANMAKSEFLANMSHEIRTPLNGVLGMLHLLKEGVTPEEQISYSNMAHDSACRLLSLLNDILDFSRMEAGRITLVAAAFRLSDVFDSVVNVFQLASRSKRLELKCRIDSSMPCMLMGDEARLRQILFNLVGNAIKFTTAGSISVDAWSNPVGEGGGRVHLYIRVRDTGIGIPDDKVDHVFQRFTQTDASYTRQFEGAGLGLAIVKRLMEVMNGDIAVESNMGQGTSIYLHLPMETVPKPDAAKSGRTREGETDNESLRILVAEDERVSRVAIRALLTRLGHEVVCVENGQEAVEELLRSPFDCVFMDIQMPELNGVEATERIRALPDAPERSNVWIVALTAYALTGDRERFLSVGMDDYISKPVQMDRLVETLRRVSRRKAASRRTTQ from the coding sequence GTGGGATCCGCTCTCCCGGTTCCATTCCCGGTCGTGGCGCTGGGCGCTTCCGCAGGCGGCATAGAAACGCTTCGTGAATTGCTCCGCCATATCACGGAGATTCCAGAAGCCGCCCTCGTGGTCATCACCCACCTCCCTTCGGACAAGAAGAGCCGGATGGCCGAAATTCTCGCCGGGTTCACCTCCATCCCGGTGCGCGAGGCCGAGGATGTCACGCCCTTGGCGTCCGGCGTCCTTTATACCATTCCGGCAGGGCGGGAGGTCATCGTGGAGGGCGGCGTTCTCAAGCTCGTGCCGCCGGGAAACAATCTTTCCTATCGCATCATCGACCGTTTTCTGGACAGCCTGGCCAGTGACCAGGGAGCCAACGCCGCCTGCGTGATCCTCTCCGGTTCCGGCTCCGACGGCACGAACGGGGCCATGCGTCTGGCCAAGGCGGGCGGCCTCGTGCTGGTGCAGGATCCCGCCGAAGCCATGCACTCGGGGATGCCGCGCAGCGCGATGGAGTCCGGCGCGGCCGACGCGATCCTTTCACTGGAGGAGCTGGGAAGCAAGATCACCCTGCTTTCTGCTTCGCGGAACAAGGAAAAGCCGCCGGAAGGGAAACTGATCGAAAAAATACTGGGGCTGCTGCAGTCGCAGACGGGCCAGGATCTCAGCGGCTATCGTCCCAGCACCATTGCCCGGCGCATCAGCAAGCGCAGATTCTTGACCGGCCATGACCAGCTCGAAGGTTATGCGAAGGAACTGGAAGGGAACTCCGAAGAACTCCTGTTGCTTTTCAAGTCGCTGTTCATTGGGGTCACTTCCTTTTTCCGCGACCCGGACGCTTTCGACGTGTTGCGGGAACAAGCCCTGCCCAGGCTTTTTGCCGACCGCGGCGAAGACGAACCTGTCCGGGTCTGGATAGCTGGCTGCTCCACGGGCGAGGAGGCTTATTCCGTCGCCATGCTCATGGACGAATACCTGGAGCGGACCGGTCAGCGTTGCGGAATGAAGATTTTCGCCACGGACATCGACCAGGAGGCGATTGAATTCGCCCGCAAGGGGAGCTACCCCCTGCGGAAGCTGCAAGGGGTCAGCGAGGCGCACGCCAAGCGCTATTTCAAGCGTACCAGCAAGACGGCGAGCGTGCATCCGCGCCTGCGCGAACGCATCGTCTTCGTACACCACAATCTTCTGCAGGATCCTCCCTTTCTGCACATGGATCTCGTCTTGTGCCGGAACTTGTTGATTTACCTGAATCCGGCCCTTCAGCAAAAAGCGCTCGCGCTCCTCGTTTCCGCCTTGAATCCCGGTGGATTTTTGTTTCTGGGGTCGGCCGAGACTCTCGACCTCGGCAGCCTGCAACTGGAGGCCATCGACAAGAAGTGGCGGCTGTTCCGCAGCCGCTCCGGCGCAGAGCGTTCCAGCCTGCGCAAGGCCATGGCGCTTCGCCGGGCGATGTCGTTTCCCTCGATTCCCGAAGTCCCGACTCTTCAGCAGCCCAAGAAGCCGTCGTCCGTCGCGGCGGAAGCGTTGTTGCGGCATTTCTCCCCCTCCGCGGTGCTGGTCAGCCCGGAGCTGCTTGTGCTGCATCTCAGCGGCGACACCCAGCCGTATCTTTCGCTGAATGCCGGAGAGCCGAGCCTGCATCTGCTCAAGCTCGTTCGCAAGGAGCTGCGGCTGCATTTGCGCTCGGCCTTCAAGTCCGTGGAAAAATCGGGCAAGCCGAACGTGGTTCACGCCGTGCGGCTGTCTGGAGAGCCATCGCGCCTCACGGATATCTTCGTAGATCCGGTCTTTTCCGAGGACGGCACGCTGACGGCCTACCTCGTGATTTTCAAGGACAGCGCCTCCGTGAGCGGCGATGTCGCCGAGAGCGAGCCGGAGTGTTTCTCCGAGAGCGGCATCGTGATGCGTTACGAGGACGAGCTTCAGCTCGCGCACGGCCAGTTGCAGAAGGCCATTGAGGAATACGAGTACCTCAACGAGGAACTGCGCGCTTCCAACGAAGAACTGATCAGCATGAACGAGGAGCTGCAATCCTCCAACGAGGAGATGGACGCCTCGCGCGAGGAGCTGCAATCCCTGAACGAGGAATTGACGGGCAAGGTGGAGGAGCTGGCCCAGGCCCATGGACTCGTGGAGAACCTCCTGCGCAGCACCAACGTGCCCACGGTGTTTCTCGACCGCGATTATCGCGTCATGCGCTCCACCCCGCAGGCCGTGGAGATATTCCACATGGCCGTGTCGGACCAGGGGCGGCCATTGGCAGAGGTCAAGGTCCGGGTGCCGGACGATCACTTGCAGGCCGATGCGGAACGCGTCCTGCTCGAAAACGTCGAGGTCGAGCGGGAATTGCTGGACGAGGAGGGGCGCAGCTTCATCAAGCGCGTTTTCCCGTATCGCGGCGTGCGCGGGAGCGTTGAGGGCGTGGTGCTGACCTACACCGACGTTACCAAGCTCAAGGCAGCGGAGGCCGTGCTGCGGCGAAGCAACGAGGAGCTGGAATCCCTCGTGGCGGAGCGGACGGAGCAGCTTGAGCTGGCACGCAAGGATTCGGAATCGCGGGCCATGGAGCTGGAAGCCATCATGGAGCAGACGCCCGCGGCCGTATGGATCACCCGCGATTCCGAAGCGCGGAGCATCACCGCCAACCAGGCAGGCTATCGTATTCTGCGCATGGAGCCGGGCAGCAACGTCAGCAAGACGGCTCCGGAGTCTTCTTATCGGGCCATGCGCGGCGAGGTAGAACTGGCGCTGGATGATTTGCCTTTGCAGCGTTCGTCCCGCGGCGAGCTGGTGGTGGGCGAGGAACTGGACCTGCATTTCGGGGACGGCGAAGTTCGCACCATACTGGGCAACTCCGCGCCCCTGCAGGACGCCAAGGGAGAGATCACCGGCGCGGTGGGCGTTTTCCTGGACATCACGGATTTGAAGTGCGCCCAGGAACAGGCCGCACGATGGCAGCAGGTCTTTGAGCGGGCGGATTTCGGGCTGGCCATTTCCCACGTCGAGGACAATGTCCTGGTTTCCGTGAACCCTTCCTTTGCGCGGCAGCGCGGCTACACCCCGGAGGAACTCGAGGGACGCCCCGTATACGACGTTTATCCCGATACCGTCCTGGAGGGCCTGCGCGAGACGATCGAGGAACTGGACAAAAGCGGGCACGGGGTTTTCGAGTCCGTGCACAAGCGCAAGGACGGCGGGACGTTCCCCGTGCTGGTCGAGATCACCGTGCTCAGAAACGATGCGGGCCGTCCCATGATGCGCGTGGCGTACTGCCTCGACATCAGCGACCGGCGCGAGGCCGAGAGGGCCATGCGCGAAAGCGAGTTCAAGTTCCGCACCGTGGCGGACTATACATTCGACTGGGAATACTGGCGCACTCCGGACGGCAAGATGGCCTGGGTCTCGCCATCCTGCGAACGCGTCACGGGCTATTCGGTCGAGGATTTCAGTCAGGATCCTGACCTGATCCAGCGCATCATCCATCCGGATGATCTGGAAGCCTACAGGCGCCACCTTGCCGAGCCTGCGAGCGGGATGCGTCCGGCAGCGAGCCTCGACTTCCGCATTCGCCGCCGCGACGGCCAGGAGGTCTGGATCAGTCATCATTGCGTGGGACTGTCGGATTCGGACGGGAATTTCATGGGCAGGCGCGTCAGCAACCGCGACATCACGGGCCGCAAGCGCGCCGAGCTGGAGGTCCGAAACTGGGCCAAGTTCCCCGAAGAAAATCCCTCTCCGGTCATGCGCATCGGCGCGGACCTGCGCATCATCCATGCGAACCCCGCCAGCAGAGACTTCATGAACGCCTATTCCACCGGCGTCGGCCAGGCGTTCCCGGAGTCGCTGGCCGGAAACGTGGCCAAGGCGAGCGAGCTGGGGCATCCTCTCCACGTGGAGGTGCCGCTGGAGGAAAAGGTTCTGGACTTGGTCTTCGCGCCCGTGCGCGGGCAGGATTACGTCAACATCTACGGCGAGGACATCACCGAGCGCAAGAGGGCGGAGCTGGACATCCTGGCGGCGAGAGACGCGGCCCAGGCCGCGAACATGGCCAAGAGCGAATTTCTTGCGAACATGAGCCATGAAATCAGGACGCCTCTGAACGGGGTGCTGGGCATGCTGCACCTGCTCAAGGAGGGCGTCACGCCCGAGGAGCAGATATCCTATTCCAACATGGCCCATGACTCAGCATGCAGGCTGCTCTCGCTGCTCAACGACATCCTGGACTTCTCGCGCATGGAGGCGGGCCGCATCACGCTGGTCGCGGCCGCATTCCGGCTCTCCGATGTCTTCGATTCCGTGGTCAACGTCTTTCAACTGGCCAGCAGATCGAAGCGGCTGGAACTCAAGTGCCGTATCGACTCCTCCATGCCCTGCATGCTCATGGGCGACGAAGCCCGCCTCAGGCAGATTCTCTTCAACCTTGTCGGCAACGCCATCAAGTTTACCACTGCCGGGTCCATCAGCGTGGACGCCTGGTCCAATCCCGTGGGCGAGGGCGGCGGCCGCGTGCATCTCTATATCCGCGTCCGCGATACGGGCATCGGAATTCCCGACGACAAGGTGGACCACGTGTTTCAGCGTTTCACCCAGACAGACGCCTCCTATACCCGGCAATTCGAGGGAGCGGGACTGGGACTGGCCATCGTCAAGCGGCTCATGGAGGTCATGAACGGCGACATCGCCGTGGAGAGCAATATGGGGCAGGGCACGTCCATCTATCTGCATCTCCCCATGGAGACCGTGCCGAAGCCCGATGCAGCGAAATCGGGGCGGACCAGGGAGGGCGAAACCGATAACGAGTCCCTGCGGATTCTCGTGGCGGAAGATGAGCGGGTCAGCCGGGTGGCCATCCGCGCGCTGTTGACGCGTCTCGGCCATGAAGTGGTCTGCGTGGAAAACGGCCAGGAAGCGGTGGAGGAGTTGCTGCGCTCGCCCTTTGATTGCGTGTTCATGGATATCCAGATGCCGGAGTTGAACGGCGTGGAAGCCACGGAACGGATCAGGGCTTTGCCCGACGCGCCGGAACGCTCCAACGTCTGGATCGTCGCCCTGACCGCATATGCCCTGACAGGGGACCGGGAGAGATTCCTGTCCGTGGGCATGGACGACTACATCAGCAAACCCGTGCAGATGGATCGTCTCGTCGAGACGCTTCGCCGGGTCAGCCGACGCAAGGCCGCGTCCCGCCGGACGACGCAGTAG